From the genome of Malus sylvestris chromosome 13, drMalSylv7.2, whole genome shotgun sequence:
TGTCTCAACAGAGACCATCAAACCCTCATCTCCAACCCCAGACCACCTCCGCCGCCATAACCTCTCCTTTCTCGACCAAATCCAACCCCCAATATTCATGCCCATGGTCCTTTTCTTCCCTAAGGATCCTCACACCACCGAAGACCCCACGGAACGCTGCACGAAAATCAAAACCGCCTTATCGGAAACCCTGACCAAGTTCTACCCGTTAGCCGGGCGAGTCAGAGGCACCCAGTACGTCGATTGCAACGACGAGGGTGCCTACTAcgtggaagccaaagccaacTCCAACATCATCGacatcatccaaaaccctaaccctagcgaCTTCAACAAGTTCATACCGTGTGCGCTCGACGCTGCTAGCGAACTCCCCATATGCCTACAAGTTACGTTCTTTGCATGCGGAGGCATGAGCATCGGAATGGGCATGTCGCACAAGGTCGGAGACGCCCTGTCATATTTCACGTTCCTCAACAGTCTCGCCGCCACTACTCGCGGGGAGCCCGACTACGTACACGCCCCCGAGTTCGTTTCCGACAAGTACTTCCCCCAACAGGACTTGTCCGGGTCCTACCAACATAGGAGCGGGATCATCAAGCACAACATTTCCACTAAGCGCTTTGTGTTCGACGCTCCCGCGGTTTCCGCTCTCCGAGCCCAATCTACAGACGTCGAAAACGAACAAGCGAGGCGGCCTACACGTGTGGAGGCCTTATCGTCTTTCATATGGAGACGATACATCGCGGCCTGCACCAGCCAACAACAAAACAACAGCGCTGACGATGTCCCAGCAATGTATACCGTGTCTCATGCGGTAAACCTGCGCACGAGAATGGACCCACCGCTTCCGGAGTATACATTCGGGAATGTGACCCGAACAACAATCTCCGTCCCACCCATACAGTTGGAACCGAAAGAAGGATCATCATCTAACCCTTCTCTATATTCTGTAGTGAGCCACGTCAGAGAGGCTCTTAAACAAGTTGACAGAGAGTACATAAAGAAACTGCAAGAGGGGGAGGGGTTCTTGAGTTTCTTGAAAGAGCGGAGCTCACAGGTGAAACGTGGAGAGGTGGTGTCGTTTAGCTTCACCAGCTTGTGTAGGTTTCCAATTTACGATGCTGATTTTGGGTGGGGGAAGCCAGTTTATGCCGGGTCCGCGAGTTTTACATTTAAGAATTTAGTGAGCTTATTTGACACAACAAGTGGCGACGGTGTGGAGGCTTGGATTAACTTGAAGGAGGAAGACATGGAAAAATTTGAAACTGATGAGGAGGTTCTCAAGTATGTTTCACCCAACCTGAGTTCGAAGAATTCAGGGTGAAAACTGGTTTACTAGCATGGATTGATGTTTGTATGCATTTAATTTGTTACTTTACAGTAATTTCTCTGCGTtctatttcattaaaaaaaataatagagaTATTATGTTTTTAGACCATATTTATCAACATAGAATGTAGCGTTTGATGGTTGAATTCTATTTCTTTAATGATTTAAAGAAGAAGTTTAACCATCAACCGCCATATTGTATGATCTACAAAACACAGTTCAAGTAAATAGTCTCTCTTACCATTATCCTTTTGTTAATATCTGTGTGTAAAATTAAGTTGCAACATGTAAAGATGTTTATGtatatctattttttttatcatgttGCGTGACAAGTTTGTTCATGATTAATGTCGTCGaataaattggaagaaaaaatttCTGTCATTACAGTTGTCTTGTTCTAGCATTATACCCTCATTAATAAGATCTTTCGATGCTATAATAAGAAGATAGTTTTGTTTCTTTCCCAAGTTGAAATTAATAACTGGACAAAATTGTGTTTTCTTATTTCAAAATACGCAATTATTTATTGAactaaactaaattttttattagaaaTTAATCTCATAAAAAAGGTAATTACTTAATTAACTACATATGTGGCCACAAGGTGAAATTCACCATAGTCTCTTCGGACCCAAAATGGGTGGATAACTGTAACTTACCACTCGTTGTTcccctttttaaaaaaattaaaattaaaattaactacATCTATAGATCCTCAACTTGGGGCCTAGATCCTCTATATACATACGTACATACATATAGATACGTTTGTAGATCATTTAGTTTATATACAAGTGCTTCACTTTCGAAGTCCTATAATATgccaaataacataaaaaagtactaattaattaaaaagaacAAATTGACGGTGTGAATAATTAAAGTAACATATTTATGATGAACTGTTCATTTATTTGATATACTTGAATGGCTCAATGATCTACAATTTGAATAAAATTTTATGTATGGATGATtgaaatgaagattaagaaattaaattgTTTCAATTATGAAAGTTATACGATGCAAATGCATTATTTGTAAGGGTGAGATATGTGGATTCCCAATAAAAGATGCAGATATTATGTATGTATGGGGAAAACATTATCTTTCgttgaattttattattaatttttccttctAACCAACATTTGCCACctattgttgttttctaaattaaatagaaaaatttaggagcatatttttttttgtgtcgatAAGATAAACTTTACGATTTAATGGAGTCCTGCATACGACTTTCTATTCCTCAATGATACACATAAAAATTGTCATAGAAAAATCAATGTGTTGTATTCGTTAATAGAGAAAAAAGGAGCTGGAAATATTGACAAATACGCAGATAATAGGTAACGACATGTGTGAAGGCACTATATGGGTCTCAGTCTCAGAGTTGGATGATTGCGACGGCTTGGGGCACTAATATCTTGATAGGTAGGTACGTTGTCTCATGCTCCGACTCAGCGACAATAACTGGAtgggtattaaaaaaaattaatcaacaaagaaaagacgtgcagaaaaggaaaaaacaatcAGCAGGGTTCAAATGGGGACGAGCTCAGTAATATGTTCTAACCAAGAGCATGCTCTCCCTACTGAATATAGAGTCTCTTTTTCTTAGACTATGTGGTTCCAAAAAATTGTAATTATTCACCGTTTGCTCTTAATTTAACAATAGATGAGAAAATACAATAACAAAggttcaataattttttattgttggaTTAAGATTGAACGGTAGATAACCACAATTTctttaaactatgaagtctagAAGAACGAAACTGCTTACATACTCCTTGTGAAATACATCACACCCCCAAGAGCTCACTGTTGATCTAGGCATTTCCTTTTGATATTTTACCGATCGATCGGTTTATTAGTATTGTTGACATATAACTTCATAATACACACTCTGTTTACTCCTTTTtctcatattatttttaattaaactattagTATCCTTTTGCATTCAAATTTACTATCTAAACTACCTTTACAAGCctaattcaaaatcatcatccatCTGTCAAAAATAacatattttcttatatgagagtgttttagggttttagtcaggtaaattgttattagcactccaaaaatctcactCTACATtcttcacaagtgtatttttctttccaattatagaaagtttgaagtgcaaaatgaaatttaggagtatcaataacaattccctggGCCAAAATAGAACAATAAAACTGAAActgaatttattttattattgtaatTAACAATGTCATATAAATCCTTTGACAAATTATTCTACAGCTGGCCCAATTGTCGTTCTGATTAAATGTGTCATGTAGATAATGTAATCTATATAACGTTCAACAAGTATGCCATCTAGCTATAGATAATCTTTTTAATTGTTGATATGTATATGCAAAGACTTTTACTGAACTCtttattattagttttttttttttaaacaaatgatattatttacattaaaggAGAGATGGtaggcttagtctcacaatgagctagcaataatgtggttaaaattcgcctttgacgagaattgaacttatgacctctcacttacaagtgaagaggaatactactagaccgtagtactaatggcacgtttactaatccgtaatcaaattgagaagaatcggattgaggaggaatttgATTGAGGAAGAGTTGAAATGAGatggaatcagaatcagattcttgttgaaattgtttactaaaactgtctggaATCGGAATACAATTCCATAaagctgtttactaattcagcagaatcggaatataaaccagtatgattactaaaatgcccttgtcccaaatcaaatattttatatacttttttttaataaaatttgatatagtatataatagtaacaaactgattctgcattgagtaacaaactgattctgcatgaagtaacaaactgattctgcatgAAGTAACAAATTGATTCTGCATTGAGtaacaaactgattctgcatgaagtaacaaactgattctgcattGAGTAACAAAATGATTATGCATGTATTTACAGAGTTACTTTAGATCGATTGAATTTACTCTAGGTCGACTGAATTAATCAACTAACCGTTCCAGAACGTTAGATATGGTAGCGTGAAAAGGGAAATAATACTCTAGGGTTAAAAGGATAATCTTGgaaataatgaaagtaggtgAGGGCATAAAGGGAAAAAAGTTAGCATTCTGATTCCCCAAGCCATCCGGAATCCAAATACCTCCTTTATCTTAGGAATCCAAATCAGCCAAATATTGGAATTGGATTCCAAAATTTGTGTGGGACCCACTAAATTTTGATTCCTCCAGATTTAGTAAACACCGGAGTATACCGTAATCGGAATTCAATTCCATTTCTTGATTCCGATTACCCTTACGTAAACGCGCCATAAGTGACACTATTATAACATGAAAGACTGGAATGATTGCATGATCATATCTGAGTAATTAACTTGTAATTATATTAGTTTTCTACCATTTCTGGGCTGTTGCTTTCGTTACCGTACGTCTTACCACATATTAGTTTTGAACTATTTGTTTACTAATGCCTGAGGTTTTACCGTCTAGAGACTAGAGTTTTCTTCACAATcctaacaataataataatattgttgtaaatagtataatatgtatgcccacatgcataCAGTGAACATGTCATATGTTTAAcagtgtttttgtttgtttccatggtgatgctctataaatagagctttacGAATGTTCAACAAAgcagagagaaaaggaagagaaaaatatctaatagtaataatatacattacttcctctgcaacagcttGTGTTGGTATAATACTTTGCAACTACTTCGTTCCTGTCCCgaataaaggttatctctctataacttttacatttttataacacgttatcagcacgagtctCTAAGTATAACCATGTCTCATTTACATTCACTAAACAATAAAGGAAATTATTATCTCATTTCTCTCCGccgaacgaaaaaaaaaaaaaattgtttcctctaaggtttttcctgttcatcttcttcatctgccTCAACTGCGCGGTATATCCTCGCGACGAACTATTTGCTCCATGCCTGCTCGTAGTTCTCCAACTAGCGGTTACATACATCTTTGATTACTTGTTTGGTTTGGATATTGATTACTAACATAgtatttatattgattttactgcaatccaagatggtgcggtacaatcgcccatcTTGAACTGCAAATTTCATCTTACTGCGATCCAAGATGGTGCAgtatcatcgcctatcttggactgcagatttaattttactgcaaatttcagGTGGAGCGGAATAATCGCCCTCCTTgctcttcaaatttaaatttacatgttgtttaatttcattgcaattttaggtggtgcggtataatcgccctccttgttctccaaatttaaatttacctgttatttaatttcattgcaattttaggtggtgcggtataatcgccctccttgttctccaaatttaaatttacctgttgtttaatttcattgcaattttaggtggtgcagtataatcgcccaccctgCTCTGcgtatttcaattttcttgctaCTTGAGTGGTGCGGACTAATCGCCCATTCCATGTTACATTCTTTCAATGAGAATGGTGTGGTACAATCGCCCTTCTCATTCACCCTGAAAATCTCGAGCCAgaagtttcgagtgcttatcattttggcctgaagatcaaaatgaaaaatttgtaagaaccaaaAGTTCTAACATCACATATTACTGCAAGTTCTTA
Proteins encoded in this window:
- the LOC126595200 gene encoding stemmadenine O-acetyltransferase-like, giving the protein MTKLEVEVVSTETIKPSSPTPDHLRRHNLSFLDQIQPPIFMPMVLFFPKDPHTTEDPTERCTKIKTALSETLTKFYPLAGRVRGTQYVDCNDEGAYYVEAKANSNIIDIIQNPNPSDFNKFIPCALDAASELPICLQVTFFACGGMSIGMGMSHKVGDALSYFTFLNSLAATTRGEPDYVHAPEFVSDKYFPQQDLSGSYQHRSGIIKHNISTKRFVFDAPAVSALRAQSTDVENEQARRPTRVEALSSFIWRRYIAACTSQQQNNSADDVPAMYTVSHAVNLRTRMDPPLPEYTFGNVTRTTISVPPIQLEPKEGSSSNPSLYSVVSHVREALKQVDREYIKKLQEGEGFLSFLKERSSQVKRGEVVSFSFTSLCRFPIYDADFGWGKPVYAGSASFTFKNLVSLFDTTSGDGVEAWINLKEEDMEKFETDEEVLKYVSPNLSSKNSG